The DNA sequence TACCCAGTGAGTACCCAGGGCTGACTGtagggtttacccagtgagtaccCATGGCTTACCCAGTGAGTACCCAGGGCTGACCGtagggtttacccagtgagtaccCATGGCTTACCCAGTGAGTACCCAGTGACTGACCGTAGGGTTTATCCAGTGAGTACCCAGTGCTGACCGTAGGGTATACCCAGTGAGTACCCAGTGCGGACCGTAGGGTTTACCCAGTAAGTACCCAGGGCTGATTGTAGGTTTACCCAGTTAGTACCCAGTGCTGACCGtagggtttacccagtgagtaccCAGGGCTGACCGtagggtttacccagtgagtaccCAGGGCTTACAGCCAGTTGAGTACCCAGGGCTGACCGtagggtttacccagtgagtaccCAGGGCTGATTATTTAGGATGTAGTGATGGTGTGGGCCCTTTCCTTTAACATATCATGGTATTAAAGCCAAGACACGTATTAAAGTCACAACACTATGACACAACACGACACATCACGACCACGACAAATCACAGCAACACATCACGACACGAAGACACGACAACACAACACGACTACACAACACGATGACACATCACGACACGATGACACATCACGACACATCACAACACCACGACACATCACAACACGATGACACATCGCGACACATCACATCACAACGACACAACACCACGATCACATCACAACGACACATCACGACACAACGACACATCACGACACAACGACACATCACGACACCACGACACATCACGCACCACGACACATCACGGCACCACGACACATCACGACACATCACAACGACACATCACGgcaccacacacatcacatcacgacACCACGACACATCACGGCACCACGACACATCACGACACAACGACATCACATCACAACGACACATCACGACACCACGACACATCACGGCACCACGACACATCACATCACAACGACACATCACGACACAACGACACATCACATCACAACGACACATCACGACACAACGACATCACATCACAACGACACATCACGACACCCACGACACATCACGGCACCCACGACACATCACGGCACCACGACACATCACGACACCACGACATCACATCACGACACATCACGACACCACATCACATCACGACACCGACACATCACATCACGACACAacgacacatcacatcacatcaccacGACACATCACGACACCACGACACATCACGGCACCACGACACATCACATCACGACACAACGACACATCACGACACAACGACACATCACATCACGACACAACGACACATCCGACACCACATCACGACACAACGACACATCACGACACAACGACACATCACGACACACATCACGACACAACGACACATCACATCACAACGACACATCACGACACCACGACACATCACATCACAACGACACATCACGACACCACGACACATCACGACACATCACATCACGACACCACATCACGACACAACGACACATCACGACACAACGACACATCACGACACCACATCACGACACGACACATCACATCACGACACCACATCACGACACAGCGACACATCACGACACCACGACACATCACATCACAACGACACATCACGACACCACATCACATCACGACACATCACGACACAACGACACATCACAACACTACGACACATCACGACACGATGACACATCACGACACAACGACACATAATGACACAACGACACATCACATCACGACACAACGACACATCACGACACAACGACACATCACACACCACGACACATCACGACACAACGACACATCACATCACGACACCACATCACATCACGACACAACGACACATCACAACGACACATCACAACGACACCACACACATCACGACACATCACAACGACACATCACGACACAACGACAAATCACGACACCACGACACATCACGACACAACGACACATCACAACGACACATCACGACACAACGACACCACATCACATCACGACACCACGACACATCACAACGACAACATCACATCACAACGACACATCACGATCACCACGCATCACATCACCACGACACATCACAACACCACGACACATCACCACGACACATCACACACCGACACATCACAACACAACGACACATCACCACGACACATCACGACACCACGACACATCACGACACATCACGACACCACGACACATCACATCACGACACCACGACAGACACTGAGTTAATAGTAGCCATGGAGCCTTGTCTCCTTTGAGTTGATATTGATTGAAGATGTGTAGGTTTAGTTGagcagagatactgtgtgtgtctcactggtAGTGGGAGTCTCTAGTATACAGGTGGGGTGGAAGgggaggtgtcacagaggtgggagggagaggaggtgtcacagaggtggggggaggagtgtcacagaggtgggaggggagaggaggtgtcacagaggtgggagagagaggagttgtcacagaggtgggaggggagaggaggtgtcacagaggtgggaggggagggtggtgtcacagaggtgggaggggaggtgtcacagaggtgggagaggaggtgtcacagaggtgggaggggagaggaggtgtcacagaggtggaaggggaggtgtcacagaggtgggagggaaggggaggtgtcacagaggtgggaggagaggaggtgtccagaggtgggagggagaggaggtgtcacagaggtgggaggggagaggaggtgtcacagaggtggaagggagaggaggtgtatcagaggtgggaggggaggggaggtgtcacagaggtgggaggagagaggaggtgtcacagaggtggaAGGGGAGTGTCACAGAGGTGGGGTAGAAGGGGAGGTGTCtacagaggtgggaggggagaggaggtgtcacagaggtgggaggagagaggagttgtcacagagtgggaggggagaggaggtgtcacagaggtgggaggagaggaggtgtcacagaggtgggaggggaggtgtcacagaggtgggagaggaggtgtcacagaggtggaaggggaggtgtcacagaggtgggagggaaggggaggtgtcacagaggtgggaggagagaggaggtgtcacagaggtgggaggggagaggaggtgtcacagaggtgggaggggagaggaggtgtcacagaggtgggaggggagaggaggtgtcacagaggtggggtggaaggagaggtgtcacagaggtgggaggggagaggaggtgtcacagaggtgggagggagaggaggtgtcacagaggtgggagggagaggaggtgtcacagaggtgggagggagaggaggtgtcacaGATGTGGGAGGAGATGggtcacagaggtgggaggggagaggaggtgtcacagaggtggaaggggagagagttgtctcagaggtgggaggggagaggaggtgtcacagaggtgggaggggagaggaggtgtcacagaggtgggagggggagaggaggtgtcacagaggCGGGAGGGTCACagaggtgtcacagaggtgggaggagatgggtcacagaggtgggaggggagaggaggtgtcacagaggtggaggggagaggaggtggtcaCAGAgttggaaggggagaggaggtgtatcagaggtgggaggggagaggtatgcagaggtggaggagaggaggtgtcacagaggtgggaggggagaggaagtgtcacagaggtggggtggaaggagaggtgtcacagaggtgggaggggagaggagatgtcacagaggtgggaggggagaggaggtgtcacagaggtgggagggagaggaggtgtcacagaggtgggaggagatgggtcacagaggtggagggagaggaggtgtcacagaggtggaggggagaggaggtgtcacagaggtggaaggggagaggaggtatcagaggtgggaggggagaggaggtgtcacagaggtgggaggggaggtgtcacagaggtgggagaggaggtgtcacagaggtgggaggggagaggaggtgtcacagaggtggaaggggaggtgtcacagaggtgggagggaaggggaggtgtcacagaggtgggaggagagaggaggtgtcacagaggtgggaggggagaggaggtgtcacagaggtgggaggggagaggaggtgtcacagaggtggaaggggagaggaggtgtatcagaggtgggaggggagaggaggtgtcacagaggtgggagggaagatgaggtgtcacagaggtggaAGGGGAGGGTGTCACAGAGGTGGGGTAGAAGgggaggtgtcacagaggtgggaggggagaggaggtgtcacagaggtgggaggagagaggagttgtcacagaggtgggaggggagaggaggtgtcacagaggtgggaggggagaggaggtgtcacagaggtgggaggggaggtgtcacagaggtgggagaggaggtgtcacagaggtggaaggggaggtgtcacagaggtgggagggaaggggaggtgtcacagaggtgggaggagagaggaggtgtcacagaggtgggaggggagaggaggtgtcacagaggtgggaggagagaggaggtgtcacagaggtgggaggagagaggaggtgtcacagaggtgggaggggagaggaggtgtcacagaggtgggaggagagaggaggtgtcacagaggtgggaggagagaggaggtgtcacagaggtgggagggaaaggaggtgtcacagaggtgggaggggagaggaggtgtcacagaggtgggagggaaggggaggtgtcacagaggtgggaggagatgggtcacagaggtgggaggggaaaggaggtgtcacagaggtgggagtgaaggggaggtgtcacagaggtggggTGGAAGTAGAtgtgtcacagaggtgggaggagagaggaggtgtcacagaggtggggTGGAAGTAGAtgtgtcacagaggtgggaggagagaggaggtgtcacagaggtgggaggagagaggaggtgtcacagaggtgggaggggataggaggtgtcacagaggtgggaggggaggtgtCGCCAATGATACACTGCGGTATTGTAGTAACACTCCTCCACCATAGAGGGGCAGTGTTGTCCTAGTTTTGGGCTCAGCTCATGGCCCTCTATTCCctaatggccctggtcaaaatggaGGCCACTAGCAGAGGGTCAGCTCCAACATCCTTCTACCAGCCTGGAGACCAGGGTCTGGCTGTCATTAGTACAGCTCTTCTACCAGTCTGGAGACCAGGGTCTGGCTGTCATTAGTACAGCTCTACTACCAGCCTGGAGACCAGGGTATGGCTGTCATTAGTACAGCTCTTCTACCAGTCTGGAGACCAGGGTCTGGCTGTCATTAGTACAGCTCTACTACCAGCCTGGAGACCAGGGTCTGGCTGTCATTAGTACAGCTCTACTACCAGTCTGGAGACCAGGTTCTGGCTGTCATTAGTACAGCTCTACTACCAGCCTGGAGACCAGGGTCTGGCTGTCATTAGTACAGCTCTTCTACCAGTCTGGAGACCAGGGTCTGGCTGTCATTAGTACAGCTCTACTACCAGCCTGGAGACCAGGGTCTGGCTGTCATTAGTACAGCTCTACTGCAGCCTGGAGACCAGGGTATGGCTGTCATTAGTACAGCTCTACTACCAGTCTGGAGACCAG is a window from the Oncorhynchus nerka isolate Pitt River unplaced genomic scaffold, Oner_Uvic_2.0 unplaced_scaffold_5009, whole genome shotgun sequence genome containing:
- the LOC135566429 gene encoding histidine-rich glycoprotein-like → MTHRDTSHHNDTTPRSHHNDTSRHNDTSRHNDTSRHHDTSRTTTHHGTTTHHDTSQRHITAPHTSHHDTTTHHGTTTHHDTTTSHHNDTSRHHDTSRHHDTSHHNDTSRHNDTSHHNDTSRHNDITSQRHITTPTTHHGTHDTSRHHDTSRHHDITSRHITTPHHITTPTHHITTQRHITSHHHDTSRHHDTSRHHDTSHHDTTTHHDTTTHHITTQRHIRHHITTQRHITTQRHITTHITTQRHITSQRHITTPRHITSQRHITTPRHITTHHITTPHHDTTTHHDTTTHHDTTSRHDTSHHDTTSRHSDTSRHHDTSHHNDTSRHHITSRHITTQRHITTLRHITTR